In a genomic window of bacterium:
- a CDS encoding TetR/AcrR family transcriptional regulator, translated as MTEKLARSGVAGTGLRDLAAAAGVSHRTLLYHFGSRDELVLEALGELRDYQYGLVANTLDDGAARPGISDLARGVWKNITGPDTHDWFKLFYEAYVASLRDPEAYAEFLDDAVHRWIRVILEIFEEDRPHLARDESATLLLATIRGLHLDLLATGDRQRVERALETLLRLLELPPVDAPTPPSE; from the coding sequence GTGACCGAGAAGCTCGCCCGCTCGGGCGTGGCCGGGACCGGACTTCGCGACCTCGCCGCCGCCGCCGGCGTCAGTCACCGCACGCTCCTCTACCACTTCGGATCGCGCGACGAACTCGTGCTCGAAGCGCTCGGCGAGCTGCGCGACTACCAGTACGGGCTGGTGGCGAACACGCTCGACGATGGCGCCGCGCGACCCGGCATTTCCGACCTCGCCCGCGGCGTCTGGAAGAACATCACCGGCCCCGACACGCACGACTGGTTCAAGCTCTTCTACGAGGCCTACGTGGCGTCGCTCCGGGATCCCGAGGCCTACGCCGAGTTCCTCGACGATGCGGTGCACCGTTGGATCCGCGTGATCCTGGAGATCTTCGAAGAGGATCGCCCCCATCTCGCCCGGGACGAGTCGGCCACACTGCTGCTCGCGACGATTCGGGGCCTCCACCTCGACCTGCTCGCGACGGGAGACCGGCAACGGGTCGAGCGGGCGCTCGAAACGCTGCTGCGCCTGCTCGAGCTTCCCCCGGTCGACGCGCCGACGCCCCCCTCAGAATGA